In Castanea sativa cultivar Marrone di Chiusa Pesio chromosome 6, ASM4071231v1, a single window of DNA contains:
- the LOC142638633 gene encoding protochlorophyllide reductase, chloroplastic, whose protein sequence is MALQATSLLPSAFSIPKEGKSGSSSKDSTLFGVSFSDHLKADFNSSGLRCKREFNQRVGAVRAQTVTATPSVTRSAPEGKKTLRKGSVVVTGASSGLGLATAKALAETGKWHVIMACRDFLKTERAAKSAGIPKENYTIMHLDLASLDSVRQFVDNFKQSGRPLDVLVCNAAVYLPTAKEPTFTAEGFELSVGTNHLGHFLLSRLLLEDLQKSDYPSRRLIIVGSITGNTNTLAGNVPPKANLGDLRGLAGGLNGLNSSAMIDGGGFDGAKAYKDSKVCNMLTMQEFHRRFHEDTGIVFASLYPGCIATTGLFREHIPLFRLLFPPFQKYITKGYVSEDEAGKRLAQVVSDPSLTKSGVYWSWNKDSASFENQLSQEASDAEKARKVWEVSEKLVGLA, encoded by the exons ATGGCTCTCCAGGCTActtctcttcttccttctgCATTCTCCATCCCTAAAGAG GGAAAGTCTGGTTCATCCTCCAAGGACTCAACTCTGTTTGGAGTTTCATTCTCAGACCATCTCAAAGCTGACTTCAACTCTTCTGGATTGAGGTGCAAG AGGGAATTCAACCAAAGGGTTGGGGCGGTTAGAGCTCAGACAGTGACTGCGACTCCATCGGTGACCAGGTCTGCACCAGAGGGGAAGAAAACTTTAAGAAAGGGTAGTGTTGTGGTCACTGGTGCCTCCTCTGGATTGGGTCTAGCCACAGCTAAGGCTCTAGCTGAAACCGGAAAATGGCATGTAATTATGGCCTGCAGGGATTTCCTCAAGACTGAAAGAGCTGCCAAATCTGCTGGCATTCCCAAGGAAAATTATACCATAATGCACTTGGACCTCGCTTCACTTGACAGTGTCCGCCAATTTGTAGATAACTTCAAGCAGTCAGGCCGGCCACTTGACGTGTTAGTCTGCAATGCAGCTGTTTATTTGCCAACTGCTAAGGAGCCTACATTTACTGCTGAAGGGTTTGAGCTTAGTGTTGGCACTAATCACCTTGGTCACTTCCTTCTCTCACGGTTGCTGCTCGAGGATTTGCAGAAATCTGATTACCCATCAAGACGCCTCATCATCGTTGGCTCAATTACTG GGAACACAAATACCCTGGCTGGAAATGTACCTCCTAAGGCCAACCTTGGGGACCTGAGGGGACTTGCAGGGGGCTTAAATGGGCTAAACAGCTCAGCCATGATCGATGGAGGAGGCTTTGATGGTGCTAAGGCTTACAAGGACAGCAAAGTCTGCAACATGCTTACCATGCAAGAGTTCCACAGGCGCTTCCACGAGGATACAGGCATTGTATTTGCTTCCCTTTACCCTGGTTGCATTGCCACAACTGGCTTGTTTAGGGAGCACATCCCCTTGTTCAGACTCCTCTTCCCTCCATTCCAGAAGTACATCACTAAGGGCTACGTCTCTGAAGATGAAGCAGGGAAAAGACTTGCTCAG GTTGTTAGTGATCCAAGCTTAACAAAATCTGGTGTTTACTGGAGCTGGAACAAGGACTCAGCATCATTTGAGAACCAGTTGTCTCAAGAAGCTAGTGATGCAGAGAAGGCTCGGAAGGTGTGGGAAGTCAGTGAGAAACTTGTTGGATTGGCCTAA
- the LOC142638809 gene encoding lanC-like protein GCL2, which yields MADRFFPNEMPDFVAEDEASSASGSGGAKDSLTKLLHLPYKTLSHKLQKSALDLKQMVVRETWGLSLSGKRVNDFTLYTGALGTAFLLFKSYQLTKDANDLKLCSQIVKACDSASADSGRVTFICGRAGVCALGAVTAKHAGDERLLEHYLRQFKEIKLPSDLPNELLYGRVGFLWACSFLNKHVDKDTISAAQTRPVVDDIIKAGRRMSSKGKCPLMYEWHGKKYWGAAHGLAGIMHVLMDMELKPGELEDVKGTLHYMIKNRYPSGNYPSSEGSESDRLVHWCHGAAGVALTLVKAAEVFGDKEFLQAAVDAGEVVWNRGLLKRVGICHGISGNAYVFLSLYRLTSNVEYLYRVKAFACFLLDRAQKLISEGNMHGGDRPYSLFEGIGGMAYLFLDMTEPSDARFPAYEL from the exons atggcGGACCGTTTCTTCCCAAACGAAATGCCAGACTTCGTAGCAGAGGACGAAGCATCCTCAGCCTCAGGAAGTGGAGGAGCCAAAGACTCACTCACGAAACTCCTCCATCTTCCCTACAAAACGCTCTCCCACAAACTCCAAAAATCAGCTCTCGACCTCAAACAAATG GTCGTGAGGGAGACATGGGGACTGAGTTTGAGTGGGAAGCGTGTGAATGATTTCACACTGTACACTGGTGCTCTTGGGACTGCTTTTCTGCTTTTTAAATCTTACCAACTCACCAAAGATGCCAATGATCTTAAATTGTGCTCTCAGATTGTCAAGGCTTGTGATTCAGCTTCTGCAGATTCAGG GCGTGTGACATTTATTTGTGGAAGGGCTGGTGTTTGTGCTCTTGGGGCTGTGACAGCAAAGCATGCTGGTGATGAAAGACTGCTTGAGCACTACTTAAGACAATTTAAAGAG ATCAAACTGCCTAGTGATTTGCCAAATGAATTATTATATGGGAGAGTAGGGTTCTTGTGGGCCTGTTCATTCTTAAATAAGCATGTTGATAAAGATACCATATCAGCTGCCCAAACA AGACCTGTTGTGGATGACATAATAAAGGCTGGTAGACGAATGTCAAGCAAGGGAAAATGTCCATTGATGTATGAATGGCATGGGAAGAAGTACTGGGGTGCTGCCCATGGACTTGCAGGaattatgcatgttttaatGGACATGGAACTGAAACCAGGTGAGTTGGAGGATGTCAAGGGCACACTGCATTATATGATAAAGAATCGTTACCCTAGTGGCAATTATCCTTCAAGTGAAGGAAGTGAATCAGACCGTCTAGTGCATTGGTGCCATGGTGCTGCTGGGGTTGCCCTTACACTTGTAAAAGCAGCTGag GTTTTTGGAGATAAGGAGTTTCTTCAAGCAGCTGTGGATGCAGGGGAGGTGGTATGGAACCGGGGTCTGCTTAAGCGAGTGGGAATATGCCATGGCATAAGTGGGAACGCCTatgtgtttctttctctctaccGATTAACAAGTAATGTCGAGTACTTATACAGGGTGAAAGCATTTGCTTGCTTTCTGCTTGATAGAGCACAAAAACTTATATCAGAGGGAAATATGCATGGAGGTGATCGGCCCTATTCACTTTTTGAAGGTATTGGAGGAATGGCTTATCTTTTCTTGGACATGACTGAACCATCTGATGCCAGGTTCCCAGCATATGAACTTTAA
- the LOC142638139 gene encoding ribosome biogenesis protein BRX1 homolog 1 — MGKKRKQIEAEVVEPEEIPERPKRTLLGWKDKSLVPDEETDSKVFRNKEKVLITCSRRINYRYRHLMLNMVSILPHCKKDNKVESKATKGATMNELVELRSCSSCLFFECRKHKDLYLWMAKCPNGPSVKFLVNAVYTMEELKLTGNHLKGSRPILTFSNNFDKDAHWKLLKEMIIQIFGTPKEHRKSKPYHDHVFVFSIVDDHIWFRNYQISDKGPREDREKMTLIEVGPRFCLNPIKIFGGSFGGPTLYENPFFVSPNQIRALEKRKKAGKFAKKVKAKTRRKMHELSNPLEPDEFADMWKE, encoded by the exons AtgggaaagaagagaaaacaaattGAGGCTGAGGTGGTGGAACCTGAAGAGATTCCAGAGAGACCCAAGAGGACACTCTTGGGTTGGAAAGACAAGAGTCTAGTACCGGACGAAGAGACTGATTCTAAAGTTTTCAGGAACAAAGAGAAGGTTCTTATCACTTGCTCGCGCCGCATTAACTACAG GTACCGTCATTTGATGTTGAATATGGTTTCTATCTTGCCGCACTGTAAGAAGGATAACAAGGTTGAGTCGAAGGCTACTAAAGGCGCCACTATGAATGAGCTGGTTGAGTTAAGGAGTTGCTCTTCTTGTCTGTTTTTTGAG tgCCGGAAACACAAAGATCTTTATCTATGGATGGCAAAATGTCCCAATGGGCCATCAGTCAAATTTTTAGTTAATGCCG TGTACACAATGGAGGAATTGAAGCTTACTGGAAATCATCTAAAAGGGTCTCGTCCTATTTTGACTTTCTCAAACAATTTTGATAAAGATGCACATTGGAAACTTTTGAAGGAGATGATAATACAG ATATTTGGAACACCAAAGGAACACAGGAAATCTAAGCCTTATCATGATCATGTGTTTGTTTTCTCCATTGTTGATGACCACATATGGTTCCGGAATTACCAG ATATCAGATAAAGGGCCTCGAGAGGATCGAGAGAAAATGACCCTTATTGAG GTTGGTCCACGATTCTGCTTGAACCCTATCAAGATATTTGGTGGCAGCTTTGGAGGCCCTACCCTGTATGAGAATCCATTTTTCGTATCACCAAATCAG ATTCGCGCAttggagaaaaggaaaaaggctGGAAAGTTTGCAAAGAAAGTCAAAGCAAAGACAAGGAGGAAGATGCATGAGTTATCTAATCCGCTGGAGCCTGATGAGTTTGCAGATATGTGGAAAGAGTAA